From the Callithrix jacchus isolate 240 chromosome 22, calJac240_pri, whole genome shotgun sequence genome, the window TGGAAGTGGGTAGAGAAGCCCCGGCTGCAGCCGGGCACTCGCGCCCGATGCCGGTCCTGTTGAAGTGTCTTGGGCCGATGCTTTTCGGCAGCTGGCAAAGCTAGGGCAGTGGGGGTTTGGGCGAGGAGGCAGTGGGTACTGCATCTCCAGCCAGTGGTGGTTGACAGCAGCAGCGTGGCCTTGGCGAACGGACTGGAGCTGTCTGGGCTCTTACCTGTGGGCCGCCCCGCCGGGCCTCGCAACCTCTTGGTTTCTCCAGGGCCCACTTCCTCTTGGCATCTCAGGTGGAGTGGCGGAGGGCATCCTCTTGGGGCTCGGGTTGAACAGGAGTGGGATGAAGGCCAGGACTGGGACTGGGCACTCTGGCAGGTCAGAGCTCAGCTCAGGATTTCTCCCCAGCCTTTCAGAACAGGCAGGAAGGTGGGGGTTTCGTTACCCAAGACGGTTAATAACCACCTGAGGGCTCTCAGTGGAGCCTGTGCGAAAGGCATCTGatgctctccctgcccctccaCTTGCGGACCCCTGTTCCCAATTTAATTCAGAAAGAAGTTGTGCCCCAACAGGCTGTCTGTGGAGGTCCCGCTTTGGCCTGAGTTGGAATATGAGTTAGGGGCCTGCTGCCTTCCCAGAGGAGACCCTGTCTTCTCTCCTGGGCCAGTGAACCATGGCTTTGGCTGTGCTGGTCCGGCATTGGGGAATCGGGGTTGGAAATACCTAGCGCCTGCAGCCCTAGGGAGAGACCCTGTCCTCTACTTCCCTTGACCTTTGAGCctttttcaatcttttaaaataagaatgggTATGCTAAGTGGGAACTGGGGATATTCCTTGATACCTGAGGTGGACTGGGGCTTTGGCACTGACTGCTGtttctcccctccacccctgGTCCCCTAAATCAGGAGTTTCAGGGTTTTCATTCAGATGAAGATGTGGCCCCCAGTTCCCTGCGCTCTGCGCTCCGATCCCAGCGAGGTGAGTGACGGGGGAACTCCACCTCTGTAGCGTCACAGGAATTTATCCTCGCCCTTCATGTCAGCTCTTCCCTGTTCAGCTAGTCTCTGTCAGTTGCCGAGTGTGTTCTGTGTTCAGAGTCCAAGCTAGGCTGGGCAGTGGGGGAAACACACAAGCAAGACTTAGTCCCTGCCCTCTTGGAGCGCCTTCCTTGGTCTGCAGGGCCGGCTTGATCCATCTCCCCACACCTATTCTCCTTTTAGGTCGAGCGCCCCGAGGTCGGGGTCGCAAGCATAAGACGaccccccttcctcctcctcgcCTAGCAGATGTGGCTCCTACCCCCCCAAAGACCCCTGCCCGGAAACGGGGTGAGGAAGGCACAGAACGGATGGTGCAGGCACTGACTGAACTTCTCCGGCGGGCCCAGGCACCCCCAGCACCCCGGAACCGGACGTGTGAGCCCTCCACCCCCCGCCGGTCTCGGGGACGGCCCCCAGGAAGGCCAGCAGGCCCCTGCAGGAGGAAGCAACAAGCAGTAATGTTGGCAGAAGCAGCTGTGACAATCCCCAAACCTGAGCCCCCACCTCCTGTGGTTCCAGTGAAACACCAGACTGGCAGCTGGAAGTGCAAGGAGGGGCCTGGCCCAGGACCTGGTACCCCCAAGCGTGGAGGACAGTCAGGCCGTGGAGGCCGTGGAGGCAGGGgccgaggccgaggtgggctccCCTTTGTGATCAAGTTTGTTTCAAGGGCCAAAAAAGTGAAGATGGGACAATTGTCCTTGGGACTTGAATCGGGTCAGGGTCAAGGTCAACATGAGGAAAGTTGGCAGGATGCCCCCCAAAGAAGAGTTGGATCTGGACAGGGAGGGAGCCCATGCTGGAAAAAGCAGGAGCAGAAGCTGGATgatgagaaagaggagaagaaagaagaggaaaaagacgaggagggaaaagagaaggaagaaagagctgTAGCTGGGGAGATGATGCCAGCCATGGACAGGGAAGAGGCAAAGCTGCCACCGCCACCTCCAACTCCTCCAGCCCCTTCACCTCCtccacccctcccaccccccTTGTTATCTCCTCTACCCGCACCCCAACTCTGCCCTCCACCACCACCCTCAGTGTCCCCACCACCCCTGCCATCCCCTCCACAGCCTCCTCCCCAAGAGGAGCAGGAAGAATCCCCtcctcctgtggtcccagctacctgctCCAGGAAGAGAGGCCGGCCTCCCCTGACTCCCAGCCAGCGGGCGGAGCGGGAAGCTGCTCGGGCAGGGCCAGAGGGCACCTCTCCTCCCACTCCAACCCCCAGCACCGCCACAGGAGGCCCTCCAGAGGACAGTCCCACTGTGGCCCCCAAAAGCACCACCTTCCTGAAGAATATCCGGCAGTTTATTATGCCGGTGGTGAGTGCCCGCTCCTCCCGTATCATCAAGACACCCCGGCGATTTATGGATGAAGACCCTCCCAAACCTCTAAAGGTGGAGGTCTCACCTGTCTTGCGACCTCCTATCGCCACCTCCCCACTTGCTCCCCAGGAACCAGCACCAGCCCCCTCTCCACCACGTGCCCCAACTCCTCCATCTACCCCAGTCCCTCTCCCTGAGAAGAGACGGTCCATCCTAAGGGAACCCACATTTCGCTGGACCTCACTGACCCAGGAgctgccccctcctcccccagcccccccacCTGCCCCggtcccttccccaccccctgttCCTGCCACCTCCTCCCGGAGGCCCCTACTCCTTCGGGCTCCTCAGTTTACCCCAAGCGAAGCCCACCTGAAGATCTACGAATCGGTGCTtactcctcctcctcttgggGCTCCTGAAGCCCCTGAGCCAGAGCCTCCTCCCGCTGATGACTCTCCGGCTGAGCCTGAGCCTCGGGCAGTGGGCCGAaccaaccacctcagcctgcctCGATTCGTCCCTGTGGTCACCACTCCTGTTAAGGCCGAGGTGTCCCCTCATGGGGCCCCAGCTCTAAGCAATGGGCCACAACCTCAGGCTCAGCTACTGCAGCCCCTGCAGGCCTTGCAAACCCAGCTCCTGCCCCAGGCACTACCGCCACCGCAGCCACAGCTGcagccaccaccatcaccacagcagatACCTCCCCTGGAAAAAGCTCGCATTTCTGGCCTGAGTTCTTTGCCGCTGTCTGGGGTAGAGGAGAAAATGTTCAGCCTCCTCAAGAGAGCCAAAGTACAGCTATTCAAGAttgaccagcagcagcagcagcagaaggtgGCAGCTTCCATGCCGGTGAGTATGGTGCCTGGGCCCAGCTGCACACCCATCCACCCAGCCTCCATTGTCTGCAGCTCCCTAACCTCCCACCTCCCTGGACACTTTCCAGCATTGTGGGGAACCCTCAGAACCAGCCTTTCCCTGATCCCCCACCTTCCTGTGTTCCTCCCAGCCCTAATCCTTCCCTGTGCTAGTCCCCTATCCCTatcttattactttttttttgagatggaatcttgctctgttgttcaggctagagtgcaatggtgcactctagccttggctcactgcaaccttcacctcccagggttcaagcaattctcctgcctcagtagctgggactgtaggctcccgccaccacacccagcagatttttgtatttttaggagagatggggtttttccatattggcaaggctgatctctaacttctgatcttgtgatcttcctgccttggcctcccaaagtgctggaattacaggcatgagccaccatgccctgcccccgTCCCTATCTTTCTTCACAATCCAGCCCCTGACCCTGTTCATTCCCTGCCAGCTGAGCCCTGGAGGGCAGATGGAGGAGGTGGTTGGGGCTGTCAAGCAGATCTCTGACAGAGGCCCCATCCGGTCAGAAGATGAGTCGATGGAAGCTAAGAGAGAGCGGCCCTCGGTATGCATCGGGACGAGGGCCCTGAAGAAGGCTGGCAGGAGGAGCGGGGCTGTGGGAGCACAAGCAGCAGCTGCCCACACACATTCCCGATTTCTCTCCCAGGGTCCCGAGTCCCCTGTGCAAGGTCCCCGCATTAAACATGTCTGCCGTCATGCTGCTGTGGCCCTGGGTCAGGCCCGGGCCATGGTGCCTGAAGATGTCCCTCGCCTCAGTGCCCTCCCTCTTCGGGATCGGCAGGACCTCGCCACAGAGGGTAGGTGGGGAGCCTGGACAGCCATGTCAGGTTTGGGGATGACTCCACACTTGGGTGACATGCACCAAGAGCCTAGGAGAGAGGGAGCCAAGTCAGGCCCTGGGGGTTAGGCGGCAAGTGGGTTGGTAGGACCTATAGCAGCTTCGTTTGGGAGCACTAGGAACTTGTTGCTGTAAGAAAGCAGGGAAGTGAGGTAGAAGGCCTGGTGGCTTTATGGCTCCGTGCCCTCCTCCTTGCCTGTTGCTATAGATACATCGTCGGCGTCTGAGACTGAGAGTGTCCCATCACGGTCCCAGCGGGGAAAGGTGGAGGCAGCAGGCCCTGGGGGAGACTCAGAGCCCACAGGATCTACAGGGACCCTGGCCCACACACCCCGGCGCTCGCTGCCCTCCCATCACGGCAAGAAGATGCGGATGGCTCGGTGTGGACACTGTCGGGGCTGCCTACGTGTACAGGACTGTGGGTCCTGTGTCAACTGCCTAGACAAGCCCAAATTTGGGGGCCCCAACACCAAGAAGCAGTGCTGTGTGTGAGTAGCTGGGCGTGGCTTCGTTCCCCTGCTTGTCGATGTCGGTCCTCTAGGCTTCCTACCTCGCTCCTCTTCTGCCTGGCCAGAGCAGTGGGGTTGGCATCCTTGTGGAGAGCTTCCTCTCTTCCCCTAGACCACCAGTCCCCTACCCTGGTGACGTGCTGCTCCCCTCCCCAGATACCGGAAGTGTGACAAAATAGAGGCTCGGAAGATGGAACGACTGGCTAAAAAAGGTGATGAACTTTAAGGAGCATTTCTTCTCAAAACCATGTGCTGTGGAGGGAGCTGTGTTTCTTTGCCCTCCTCCCTTGCAGCtcaccttctttgtcttttccgtCATGTGCTTTCACAGCTCCCGCGTTCATTCCCTGCCCTGCTTCTTTCTGGCTTCTCTCCCAGTGTCCCATGTCCCTGGCTGCGCTCAAATCCTACTAAGTCCCCTGTTCCCGCAGGCCGGACGATAGTGAAGACGCTGTTGCCCTGGGATTCCGATGaatctcctgaggcctcccctggTCCTCCAGGCCCACGCCGGGGGGCGGGAGCTGGGGGGCCCCGGGAGGAGGTGGTGGCCCCCCCAGGGCCCGAGGAGCAGGACTCCCTCCTGCAGCGCAAGTCAGCCCGGCGCTGCGTCAAACAGCGACCCTCCTATGATATCTTCGAGGACTCGGATGACTCAGAGCCCGGGGGCCCCCCTGCTCCTCGGCGTCGGACCCCCCGAGAAAATGGTGCGAATTCTCAATGTTCTCTCTTGATCGTTTATCTAGTCCTATGTCTCTTGGGTGGAAGGGACAAGGCACCCAGACCCAGGGCTGTGTCAGTCTGATAGAGAAGGTGGCTGAGGGCAGAGGAGGCAGTTTTTAGGTGGACATAGGGAACTGGCCTATGAGGTTCTCAGTGAGCCTAATTAGAGAGACTTGAAGAGTCATTCTaggtctggtgcagtggctcacatttgtaatcccagcacttttgggaggccaaagtgggaggatcacttgagcccaggaattcaagaccagcctagacaacatagtggaaccctgtctctattaaagcaAAAGTTAGTGgtacgtggtggcatgcatctgtggtctcagttactcaggaggctgaggcaggaggatcgtctgagtctgggagttcaaggctgctgtgggctgtgggtcacaccactgcattccagtctgggcaactgtgagaccctgtctcaaacaagaaaaagagTCGTCCTGGCAGGTCTTGGTTAGTTAAAGAAGGCCCTGGGAATCCAGGTAACATTTGGGGTTGTAGAAGAGGGCTGTGGAAGGGGAGGGACCTCACTGCACATTGTGTCCTGCCTAGAGCTGCCACTGCCAGAACCTGAGGAGCAGAGCCGGCCCCGCAAACCCACCCTGCAGCCTGTGTTGCAGCTCAAGGCCCGAAGGCGCCTGGACAAGGTCAGCACGGCCCGCTCCGAGAGCCCCTTCCCTCCAGGAGCTACCTGGCAAGTCAGAGTGACAGGCACACCTGAGTGTCATGGTGTGTCCACACAAGAGGACAGGCCCTGAGGGATGAGGCGGGCCTTGCCTGTCTGGAAAGCGAAGTGGGGTCTGGATCAGGGTCTGGGTCTAGTaggctgggggaagggaagtAAAGAGAAGAGTCTGCAGCATGGCCAGGCTGGCAGCTCTGAACTCCCCCACCCTTCCTCCCTAGGATGCTTTGGCCCCTGGTCCCTTTGCTTCTTTTCCCAATGGCTGGACTGGAAAGCAGAAGTCTCCTGATGGTGTGCACCGTGTCCGTGTGGATTTTAAGGTATGGCATTGAGTGGGGCGGGTCGCTGGGCCTCTGGTTGGAAGAACCTTGTTGACTGTGCCAGAGAGGCCAGGTGGGTCTGACTTGTGTGCCTGGCTGCCCTCTGATCCTGCGTCCTCTCTTCCCCTAGGAAGATTGTGATTTAGAGAACGTGTGGCTGATGGGGGGCCTGAGTGTGCTCACCTCTGTGCCAGGGGGCCCCCCGATGGTGTGCTTGCTGTGTGCCAGCAAAGGACTGCACGAGGTTAGATCTTGTTTCTTCACAGACCCCCAGATCTCTGTTGGCCATCATGGTCTGATTCCATGGGCCTTCTCAGCTGTCTCATCCCCTGGCCCTCAGGCCTCATGCTATACCCATGGTTCACTTCCCCCTCCCTATCCCCAGCTGGTATTCTGCCAAGTCTGCTGTGACCCTTTCCACCCATTTTGCCTGGAGGAGGCCGAGCGGCCCCTGCCCCAGCATCACGACACCTGGTGCTGCCGTCGATGCAAGTTCTGCCATGTCTGTGGACGCAAAGGCCGAGGATCCAAGGTTTGGGCCCGGGGGGCCAGATGGGATGGGTGGAGGCCTGAAGGTGAGGGCATCCCTGTGCCAGCAGGTTTTGCTATCTCTGTCTCCACATCCAACAGCACCTCCTGGAGTGTGAGCGCTGCCGCCATGCTTACCACCCCGCCTGCCTGGGGCCCAGCTACCCAACCCGGGCCACGCGCAAACGGCGCCACTGGGTGAGAGATGAGGTCCACCCCTTGCCTTGGTTCTAATTAATATCACCACTACCCTCAAACTTGCTCTAGGCTGGGGCTCTCAGGAAGAGAGGGGGTTTTGGGATCCTCTTGAGAATTTGATTGGTAACATTTTCTCTTCAATAATTTCACGTAGATCAGATTTACTTTCAGAATTTGTATGGAGTAGCTTTAGGAGCTTATGAATCTCATGTTCCCTGGGCTCAGAATCCCCTGCTCTAGTCCAGTGTCCACTGCTACACTCCTCCTGTTGCTCCTCCGTGTCTGTTCTGCGTGTCTCTTCTCCTCTTACTCGTCCTTCCTTGTTTGCTTCCTGCATACCCCCACCTCCTCCTTGCCCATCTCCCACTCACTGCTCCAGCCCAGTGGCTGGCTTTCCCCTAACATCGCCCTGTTCCCCTAGATCTGTTCAGCCTGTGTGCGCTGTAAGAGCTGTGGGGCGACTCCAGGCAAGAACTGGGACGTCGAGTGGTCTGGAGATTACAGCCTCTGCCCCAGGTGCACCCAGCTCTATGAGAAAGGTGGGGACCGGGCAGGGGAACTGGACACTGGGGGCCATGGGGAAATGGCCAAGCTCCTCGACAGGCCTTAGCATAGACCCTCTCTCCTCATGGCTTTCCACCTTCTAGCTATGGGACTGTCTGTTCAGTTCAGGGAACTCTTCCACAGAAGTCCATCCAGGATGTAAAACAGGGATGCATAGCCTCTCTGAGGATGGTAGGCCTGGGACCCTATCATCTTAATGTCTGAGGTACTTCCTGGAGCCTCATATCTTCACCAAGGGGTTTGGAAGCATTCAGGCAGCACATTAGCAAGGCCTTGTGTTCCGCCAAGTTTGAAGAGGCCTCATCctagggctgagcacagtggctcatgcctgtaatcctagcactttggaaggccgagccaggtggatcatatgaggtcaggaattcaagatcagccaatgtggtggaaccccatctgtagtaaaaatacaaaaagtttaccaggcatggtggcgggtacctgtaataccagctactcaggaggctgaggtaggaaaatcgcctgaacccaggaggcagaatttgcagtgagccaagatcttgccactgcaagactctgtctcaaaaaaaaaaaaaaaaaaaaacaaagaggcctCATCTTCAAGTAGCTTTTAGGGACTGGTAGAGACCCAAGGCGGGATCATAATGGAGGCAGCTAAGGTACAGCTAATCCCTGAACAGAGCCACTCAGGGCTAGGTGGGAACCCCAGCACCTCTGACTcgtccttctcttcccttcctccaggaAACTACTGCCCGATCTGCACACGCTGCTATGAAGACAATGACTACGAGAGCAAGATGATGCAATGCGCACAGTGCGACCACTGGGTGCATGCCAAGTGCGAGGGGCTCTCAGGTGAGTCAGCGAAGCACTGGGGCTGCAGCCTCAAGCTTGTGGGGACCCCTACCCCACCACAGGCCCCAAGAGGACAAGTGGGCTAAGGGTCCTGCTGGCCTAGGGGCCTCTGGGAGCCCTCACATCCTCTGAAACCACTTTCCCTATCCCACCTGGCTATCCTAGATGAAGACTACGAGATCCTTTCAGGACTGCCAGACTCGGTGCTGTACACCTGCGGACCATGTGCTGGGGCGGTCCAGCCCCGCTGGCGAGAGGCCCTGAGTGGGGCCCTCCAGGGGGGCCTGCGCCAGGTGCTCCAGGGCCTGCTGAGCTCCAAGGTGGCGGGCCCACTGCTGCTGTGCACCCAGGTCTGGAGGGCCCGGGAGGCAGGATAGGGCGGGGCCAggtccagccccagccctgctgaCTTCCCCGCTTTGCAGTGTGGGCCGGATGGGAAGCAGCTGCACCCAGGACCCTGCGGCCTGCAAGCTATAAGTCAGCGCTTCGAGGACGGCCACTACAAGTCTGTGGTGAGTGGGACACTGGGAGGAACAGGTGGGTGCCAGGAGGAGAGGACTGGGGTTGCGCAGAGGTGGCTCAGCCCCTGACAAACCCCCTTACAGCACAGCTTTATGGAGGACATGGTGGGCATTCTCATGAGGCACTCGGAGGAGGGAGAGACCCCAGAACGCCGGGCTGGAGGCCAGATGAAGGGACTCCTGCTGAAGGTGGGCTCTTCCAGGGACACCCATGGGGTGGGAAGTGGGCCCTTCAGACCCTGCTTCTGCCAGCTCTCCTGGGGAAGGTGGCTCTTCTCACCCTGTTAATCTACTCCGCAGCTGCTAGAATCTGCGTTCGGCTGGTTCGACGCCCATGATCCCAAGTACTGGCGACGGAGTACCCGGCTGCCAAAGTGAGCAAGGCTGGGTGGCTAGCAGGAGGGGGCCAGGGAGTTAGGGCAAGGCCAGGGCATGCAGGGGCCACGTGGGCTGAGAAGAGATGAGCAGAGGTGGGGTTTGGAGTGGAGTTTATGGGAGGGTGGTGGAACCCGGGTGAGATTCCCTGGTGGTTCTGGACTAGCAGAGCTTTGTTTCTGCTTTGCACAGGGCAGTGTTGGGGACAAAGCAGTGAGCAAGTCAGATTGGGCTCTGCTTAAAGAGCTCATTGTGGACCAGGCAGGCACTGAAGACCCAGATGGTCAGAGCAGTGATGGAGAATACCAGGGGGCAGTGGGGGCCTGGAGAGGGCACCTGCTGGAGCCAAggcatcagggaaggcttcctgaaagAGGTGACATTGGAGCagagctgaggaggaggagtaTTCCAGGCATGAGGAGCAGTGTTTCATGTCCAAGGTGGCACAAGAGGGCCTGGCTTATTTGACAGACTGAGAGAAATTCCACGTGGAGAGAGAGCAGTGGGTGTCATGGCGAGTTCAGGCTGGTTTGTGGGCGGGTGCCCGTCCAGCTGCCCTTGTTGGGCACGTCAGCTGCTAACCCTGCCTCTCCACAGCGGAGTCCTTCCCAATGCGGTATTGCCCCCATCCCTGGACCATGTCTATGCGCAGTGGAGACAACAGGAACCAGAGACCCCAGAGTCAGGACAGCCTCCTGGGGATCCCTCAGCAGGTACTGGGAAGTTGAGGGCAGGAGCCCAAGACCCCTGCATTGGTGGCCAGGCTCTGGGTCCTGATTCTTAGACCTTCCTTcccacttcctctccagcattCCAGGGCAAGGATCCTGCTGCCTTCTCACACCTAGAAGACCCCCGTCAGTGTGCACTCTGCCTCAAATATGGGGATGCTGACTCCaaggtgagggctgctctctgacACACCAGGTTGTGGGGCCTGGTCCCTGGACCTTCCCATCATGCCACTCCCCTTCTGCCCCAGGAAGCAGGGCGGCTCCTGTACATTGGTCAGAACGAGTGGACACACGTCAACTGTGCCATCTGGTCGGCAGAAGTCTTTGAGGAGAATGACGGCTCCCTCAAGAATGTGCATGCTGCTGTGGCCCGAGGGAGGCAGATGGTGAGGGCACGGGCCCAGAGAGGTGGGCAGCCCTCCAGCTCTCAGGGAGGCCTCCTCCAGTGCAGACAGCTCCTACTTCACATTCCCTACCTGGCATCCTTTTGCTGCCAGGCTGAGGTCTCTTGATTGCCCTGGGATGTTGGTGCTGATGGCAGCTTCTTCCTATGTAGGCCCTCTGGCTATAATCTGGGCCTGAAGCATGGGAGTCTAAAAGTGAGAAGCATGCCCGTTGATTAAGCCTGGCCTGCATGCTTTCTATGCTAGGTGGCATTGAGCCTCTCACTATATCCCCATGAGGTTAGAATTCCCCGCTCCTCAGAGTGGCACCTGGGCCAGGTACAGAGAGGCCCTAAGCACTCTTAGGAGTTGGGGTGGTAGAGATTCCCTCTGTGGAGGTAGCTGTGAGGATGAGAGTAACATAACCTCTGCCTAAGAACAGTGTGACAA encodes:
- the KMT2B gene encoding histone-lysine N-methyltransferase 2B isoform X1, whose amino-acid sequence is MAAAAGGGSCPGPGSARGRFPGRPRGAGGGGGRGGRGNGAERVRVALRRGGGATGPGGAEPGEDTALLRLLGLRRGLRRLRRLWAGPRVQRGRGRGRGRGWGSSRGCLLEEESSDGESDEEEFQGFHSDEDVAPSSLRSALRSQRGRAPRGRGRKHKTTPLPPPRLADVAPTPPKTPARKRGEEGTERMVQALTELLRRAQAPPAPRNRTCEPSTPRRSRGRPPGRPAGPCRRKQQAVMLAEAAVTIPKPEPPPPVVPVKHQTGSWKCKEGPGPGPGTPKRGGQSGRGGRGGRGRGRGGLPFVIKFVSRAKKVKMGQLSLGLESGQGQGQHEESWQDAPQRRVGSGQGGSPCWKKQEQKLDDEKEEKKEEEKDEEGKEKEERAVAGEMMPAMDREEAKLPPPPPTPPAPSPPPPLPPPLLSPLPAPQLCPPPPPSVSPPPLPSPPQPPPQEEQEESPPPVVPATCSRKRGRPPLTPSQRAEREAARAGPEGTSPPTPTPSTATGGPPEDSPTVAPKSTTFLKNIRQFIMPVVSARSSRIIKTPRRFMDEDPPKPLKVEVSPVLRPPIATSPLAPQEPAPAPSPPRAPTPPSTPVPLPEKRRSILREPTFRWTSLTQELPPPPPAPPPAPVPSPPPVPATSSRRPLLLRAPQFTPSEAHLKIYESVLTPPPLGAPEAPEPEPPPADDSPAEPEPRAVGRTNHLSLPRFVPVVTTPVKAEVSPHGAPALSNGPQPQAQLLQPLQALQTQLLPQALPPPQPQLQPPPSPQQIPPLEKARISGLSSLPLSGVEEKMFSLLKRAKVQLFKIDQQQQQQKVAASMPPLTLFIPCQLSPGGQMEEVVGAVKQISDRGPIRSEDESMEAKRERPSGPESPVQGPRIKHVCRHAAVALGQARAMVPEDVPRLSALPLRDRQDLATEDTSSASETESVPSRSQRGKVEAAGPGGDSEPTGSTGTLAHTPRRSLPSHHGKKMRMARCGHCRGCLRVQDCGSCVNCLDKPKFGGPNTKKQCCVYRKCDKIEARKMERLAKKGRTIVKTLLPWDSDESPEASPGPPGPRRGAGAGGPREEVVAPPGPEEQDSLLQRKSARRCVKQRPSYDIFEDSDDSEPGGPPAPRRRTPRENELPLPEPEEQSRPRKPTLQPVLQLKARRRLDKDALAPGPFASFPNGWTGKQKSPDGVHRVRVDFKEDCDLENVWLMGGLSVLTSVPGGPPMVCLLCASKGLHELVFCQVCCDPFHPFCLEEAERPLPQHHDTWCCRRCKFCHVCGRKGRGSKHLLECERCRHAYHPACLGPSYPTRATRKRRHWICSACVRCKSCGATPGKNWDVEWSGDYSLCPRCTQLYEKGNYCPICTRCYEDNDYESKMMQCAQCDHWVHAKCEGLSDEDYEILSGLPDSVLYTCGPCAGAVQPRWREALSGALQGGLRQVLQGLLSSKVAGPLLLCTQCGPDGKQLHPGPCGLQAISQRFEDGHYKSVHSFMEDMVGILMRHSEEGETPERRAGGQMKGLLLKLLESAFGWFDAHDPKYWRRSTRLPNGVLPNAVLPPSLDHVYAQWRQQEPETPESGQPPGDPSAAFQGKDPAAFSHLEDPRQCALCLKYGDADSKEAGRLLYIGQNEWTHVNCAIWSAEVFEENDGSLKNVHAAVARGRQMRCELCLKPGATVGCCLSSCLSNFHFMCARASYCIFQDDKKVFCQKHTDLLDGKEIVNPDGFDVLRRVYVDFEGINFKRKFLTGLEPDAINVLIGSIRIDSLGTLSDLSDCEGRLFPIGYQCSRLYWSTVDARRRCWYRCRILEYRPWGPREEPAHLEAAEENQTIVHSPAPSSEPPGGEDPPPDTDVLVPGAPEHHSPIQNLDTPLRPDSSSAPPLAPRSFSGARIKVPNYSPSRRPLGGVSFGPLPSPGSPSSLTHHIPTVGDPDFPAPPRRSRRPSPLAPRLPPSRRPSPPLKTSPQLRVPPPTSVVTALTPTSGELAPPVPAPSPPPPEDLGPDFEDMEVVSGLSAADLDFAASLLGTEPFQEEIVAAGAMGSSHGVPGDSSEEEASPTSRYIHFPVTVVSGPGLAPGAHPGVPRIEQLDGVDDGTDSEAEAVQQPRGQGTPPSGPGVGRAGVLGAAGDRARPPEDLPSEIVDFVLKNLGGPGEGGAGPREESLPPAPPLANGSQPPQGLPASPADPTRTFAWLPGAPGVRVLSLGPTPEPPKPATSKIILVNKLGQVFVKMTGEGEPVPPPVKQPPLPPTIPPTAPTSWTLPPGPLLSVLPVVGVVRPAPPPPPPPLTLVLSSGPASPPRQAIRVKRVSTFSGRSPPAPPPYKAPRLDEDGDASEDTPQVPGLGSGGFSRVRMKTPTVRGVLDLDRPGEPAGEESPGPLQERSPLLPLLEGGPPQVPDGPPDLLLESQWHHYSGEASSSEEEPPSPEDKENQAPKRTGPHLRFEISSEDGFSVEAESLEGAWRTLIEKVQEARGHARLRHLSFSGMSGARLLGIHHDAVIFLAEQLPGAQRCQHYKFRYHQQGEGQEEPPLNPHGAARAEVYLRKCTFDMFNFLASQHRVLPEGATCDEEEDEVQLRSTRRATSLELPMAMRFRHLKKTSKEAVGVYRSAIHGRGLFCKRNIDAGEMVIEYSGIVIRSVLTDKREKFYDGKGIGCYMFRMDDFDVVDATMHGNAARFINHSCEPNCFSRVIHVEGQKHIVIFALRRILRGEELTYDYKFPIEDASNKLPCNCGAKRCRRFLN